Proteins encoded by one window of Rutidosis leptorrhynchoides isolate AG116_Rl617_1_P2 chromosome 7, CSIRO_AGI_Rlap_v1, whole genome shotgun sequence:
- the LOC139856875 gene encoding 26S proteasome non-ATPase regulatory subunit 4 homolog, producing MITGTKFWVETLRPTSDIDKVVRYLYNLENSGLGGELSIGRGIIISRMILNEVEPCKLKRILFFARGPGDMCYKKIQVAEEYGNLLKREGIAVDFITFCRNENCGCDWKMVLDAFVAAANNNNNKSHIKHVRPGSSTRVSHVLSSTPEIIPFALLEEKDNKKAKDPEGKLLCQRKNQVAAAANDDENVRVHEEWDDDDEVYLTTPWNLTIDLKHYHQIMIW from the exons ATGATAACGGGTACTAAGTTCTGGGTGGAGACGCTTAGACCAACTAGTGATATTGATAAAGTCGTGCGTTACCTTTACAATTTGGAAA ATTCAGGATTAGGTGGTGAGTTGAGCATTGGGCGAGGGATCATTATATCCCGTATGATACTCAACGAAGTTGAACCATGTAAGCTAAAAAGGATACTATTTTTTGCCAGAGG TCCTGGGGATATGTGCTACAAAAAAATTCAAGTAGCTGAGGAATACGGAAATTTGTTGAAAAGAGAGGGTATAGCTGTTGATTTTATCACCTTCTGTCGAAATGAAAACTGCGGTTGTGATTGGAAGATGGTGCTTGATGCATTTGTTGCtgctgctaataataataataacaagagccACATAAAACACGTTCGTCCTGGCTCTTCTACGCGTGTTTCTCACGTCCTATCCAG CACTCCAGAAATCATCCCTTTTGCTTTACTTGAAGAAAAGGATAACAAAAAAGCCAAAGATCCCGAGGGGAAGTTGTTGTGCCAAAGGAAGAATCAAGTTGCTGCTGCTGCTAATGATGATGAAAATGTTAGAGTGCACGAGGAATGGGACGACGACGACGAGGTTTACTTGACCACCCCTTGGAACTTGACAATAGATCTAAAGCATTATCACCAAATAATGATATGGTGA